In one window of Fulvia fulva chromosome 5, complete sequence DNA:
- a CDS encoding Reducing polyketide synthase PKS2, which yields MSTRGSSPPRSGDVAVVGMSCRLAGGVSTLDDFWTLLSRSRDGWRTIPNERFSSDAYYHPNPQKKGCFNQKGGYFMDKDFSEFDAPFFQITEQEALAMDPQQRQLLECSYEALENAGLAKESLSGSNMGVFVGAASSGYRMGTLKDLSQVPMFDATGNHQSIQAGRISYYFNLSGPSFSIDTACSSSLYALHLAVQSIRSGESDSALVAGCSLHLNPDDMISMSMLGIFSDHGRTYAFDHRAKSGYARGEGAGCVILKPLEKALEDNDNIRSIIVNTGTNQDGKTVGISTPSGEAQERLIRDVYARANISTDDVGFVEAHGTGTRIGDPIEAGAIKRVFGNGRTKRSPLYMGSVKTNVGHLENASGIISIIKATLMLEKGFILPNVNYEKPNPAIPLDEWNIKIPTSLRPWPKNKKYVSINNFGFGGSNAHAILKARPSAYADFVQDTKTELDKPRLFVLSAHDEGAAKRVAAQLGIFIEQHPEVFQKRLIKDIAYTLGERRSHLAWRVALAASSCDELATSLNGIDAIPSRISIRPSLAFVFTGQGAQWPRMGCELLETHPIFATAIETASKYLTGIGADFNLLDELCKSADRSNVSKAHISQPICTAVQLGLVALLSSWGIEPSMVMGHSSGEIAAAYSTGAITLEEAMAVAYHRGQVSSDMKVKNSDLRGAMLAVGAGPYEVKAIIKSLGLPNINVACENSPNSITVSGDEHSIDRLAAELESRSVFNRKLRVDVAYHSAHMQVVAADYMAAIKDVQSEATGCVKFYSSLLGRKLENTVMLGASYWIDNLTKPVLFSSALQEMYSDAKPDIIVEIGPHAALEGPIKQILKSISQKAATEVKYFPSLVRSQHATTNMLKLAGNMFLQGHTIDFNAVNQSYAGAQKPAVVSDLSPYPWSDHKYWFESRVAKQHRQKPFARHDLLGVLDDNSNNTEPTWRNTISTNDIPWLKDHKMQSLSTFPLAGYLSIAVEASFQCALLRGISEDQIGGFKLRDIQASKAFILDDGAHYETLVTLRSYAEGTKSYSTTWDEFRISSYATGRGWLEHCRGLVSIKKPEVSNPVWDSQLRGAAKRRKIVQNASEADDISLDSFYSELEERGAGYRSTFTMQPGSGLQIAGNYSMSTITIPDTASCMPHQYETPYVLPTAFLDLFFQLTFPILGAGRGVMPSLFMPSFIREVDISNTLSRVAGQHVQVVAHGKPDLASAGPVDFDIDAWQGDEQEPVVKFAGFKMTPVKNEDVESEKARKLCFTVRWEPLRGCPATKSKENGVVYENDHGQDINDVRQQPNGYGHTSGTNGHSNGEHGTNGHANGTGEVENGLENGTTGHFAPVDAVKNILEDEITLIADSEHSTPIVSALLKLIELRTGRVASIVPLSKLDVSSSTRYVCLAELDTPLLYDMTAETFERVQTLLLNSRSTLWVTRGAYRFAENPKNSICQGLLRTVRSEANKAAAYLDLDPNSQLAPFESAGLILQAIAVSVATPEDDYPVHYEFAEESGELYVPRVVEQEDMNLTVFRGTQSTTTYPQDFHQDGRRLKVVVGTPGALDSLYWKDEVERSLAEGEIEIMVKSTGMNFKDVVIAMGQLASSYLGVECSGIVSRVAADVTTLKVGDRVCATSLGAYGTYTHCAATSAAVIPEDMTFETAASIPVVYCTAYYGIVVLARTEPGDKILIHAASGGVGQAAIQLAQMLGAEIFATVGSLDKKKHIMETYNIPESHIFYSRDTSFGPAVREATGGKGVDVVINSLAGDLLRETWECIAPFGRFIEIGKRDITSNTRLEMSKFEYNCTFSSVDLTLVAAERPKIMARVLTAVMDLLAKKNVAPIGPITTVGISELESALRMLQSGKTSGKVVVSHQVNEQVKVTHPAPPANLLRSDATYIIIGGTGGLGRSMTKRLVQRGARIIVLLSRSGKMTDELDALSQQSATLGASILVKPCDVGDQASVSTLMAELEKNLPPIKGVIHAAMVLKDVLFEKMKFDEYESVVRSKVAGAWNFHHALESSNLDFFVVLSSVAGIVGNRGQAAYAAANTFLDALTHFRRRKGLASTSLDLTAVEGVGYLAENSARQSQVLRSLSGNAMDEAEVLALIESAINGKVGTICQDQCITGLSFENPSSLPFYASDGRFSQLRTAALAELADANSSASSATLSIGQQLRRAASSDEAVEIATIGLRDKLGAILMLPQEVMEMQKATTSITAFGLDSLNAIELRNWIDKELQAHLQVLELLTSGGLADLAALVLRKTRLHGPWSKVQE from the exons ATGTCCACACGGGGTTCGTCGCCGCCCCGTAGCGGTGACGTTGCCGTTGTGGGCATGTCGTGCCGTCTGGCTGGCGGCGTGTCGACGCTCGATGACTTTTGGACACTGCTCTCGCGGTCGCGCGACGGATGGCGCACCATACCAAATGAAAGGTTTTCGAGCGACGCCTACTACCATCCCAACCCGCAGAAGAAGGGCTGTTTTAATCAAAAGGGGGGCTATTTCATGGACAAAGACTTCTCCGAGTTCGATGCTCCGTTCTTTCAGATAACAGAGCAAGAAGCTTTGGCAATGG ACCCCCAGCAAAGACAGCTACTGGAGTGCTCTTATGAGGCTCTCGAAAATGCGGGACTTGCCAAAGAGTCTCTCTCGGGTTCCAACATGGGCGTCTTCGTTGGCGCCGCATCCTCGGGCTACCGTATGGGCACCCTCAAGGATCTGAGTCAGGTGCCCATGTTCGATGCCACGGGTAACCACCAGTCTATTCAAGCCGGCCGTatttcctactactttaATCTTTCAGGGCCTAGCTTCTCTATTGATACAGCATGCTCTTCGAGTTTGTACGCCCTTCATTTAGCGGTCCAGAGCATCCGCTCGGGAGAGTCCGACTCTGCCCTCGTCGCGGGTTGCAGTTTGCATTTAAACCCAGATGACATGATTTCTATGTCCATGCTCGG GATATTTTCCGATCACGGACGCACATATGCTTTTGACCACCGCGCCAAGTCGGGCTACGCCAGAGGCGAGGGCGCGGGCTGTGTCATTCTCAAGCCGCTCGAGAAGGCTCTTGAGGATAATGACAATATTCGATCCATCATCGTCAACACAGGTACAAATCAAGATGGCAAGACAGTTG GTATCTCTACGCCTAGCGGTGAGGCTCAAGAACGCCTCATTCGAGACGTCTACGCACGAGCCAATATCTCTACCGACGATGTGGGCTTCGTTGAGGCGCATGGCACAGGAACAAGAATTGGGGACCCCATTGAAGCCGGAGCCATAAAGAGAGTCTTCGGTAACGGCCGTACAAAGAGATCGCCATTGTACATGGGCTCCGTCAAGACCAACGTGGGCCATTTGGAAAACGCCAGCGGCATCATCTCGATCATCAAGGCGACGCTGATGCTAGAAAAGGGTTTCATCCTGCCCAACGTCAATTACGAGAAGCCCAATCCGGCCATCCCGCTCGACGAGTGGAACATCAAGATTCCTACCAGTCTTCGCCCGTGGCCCAAAAACAAAAAGTACGTCAGCATCAATAACTTTGGCTTTGGTGGTTCCAACGCCCACGCAATTCTCAAGGCGCGGCCAAGTGCCTACGCAGACTTCGTCCAGGATACCAAGACGGAGCTGGACAAACCGAGACTGTTCGTCCTTTCTGCGCACGACGAAGGCGCAGCCAAGCGTGTAGCCGCGCAGCTCGGCATCTTCATCGAACAGCACCCTGAAGTCTTCCAGAAGCGCCTAATCAAAGACATTGCGTACACCCTGGGTGAGAGGCGATCCCATCTCGCCTGGCGAGTTGCCCTGGCGGCTTCTTCTTGCGACGAGCTTGCTACTTCCTTAAACGGCATCGATGCAATACCCTCTCGGATCTCTATTAGACCCAGCTTGGCCTTTGTTTTTACTGGACAGGGTGCCCAGTGGCCGCGGATGGGCTGTGAGTTGCTCGAAACTCACCCGATATTTGCCACCGCTATTGAGACCGCTTCCAAGTACCTCACTGGCATCGGCGCCGACTTCAATCTGCTCGACGAGCTGTGCAAGTCTGCCGATCGGTCCAATGTAAGCAAGGCGCACATCTCACAGCCCATCTGCACTGCTGTCCAGCTTGGACTGGTGGCTCTGCTGTCTTCCTGGGGCATCGAGCCGTCTATGGTCATGGGCCACTCGAGTGGTGAGATTGCTGCGGCCTATTCTACCGGTGCCATCACTCTCGAGGAGGCAATGGCCGTCGCCTATCACCGTGGCCAGGTCAGCTCCGACATGAAGGTCAAAAATTCCGATCTTCGAGGCGCTATGCTTGCTGTTGGTGCTGGACCCTACGAGGTCAAGGCCATCATCAAGTCCCTCGGCCTCCCGAACATCAACGTCGCATGCGAAAACTCACCCAACTCAATCACCGTCTCAGGCGATGAGCACTCTATCGACAGGCTGGCTGCCGAGCTCGAGAGCCGCAGCGTCTTCAACCGCAAGCTACGCGTCGACGTTGCATACCACTCTGCTCACATGCAGGTCGTGGCCGCCGACTATATGGCGGCCATCAAGGACGTTCAGTCCGAAGCAACTGGCTGCGTCAAGTTCTATTCATCTCTGCTAGGTAGGAAGCTGGAAAACACGGTAATGCTGGGTGCATCGTACTGGATCGACAACCTGACCAAGCCGGTCCTCTTCTCTTCTGCTCTACAAGAGATGTACAGCGATGCCAAGCCCGACATTATTGTCGAGATTGGTCCTCATGCCGCTCTCGAAGGCCCTATCAAGCAAATACTGAAGAGCATCAGCCAGAAAGCGGCCACTGAGGTCAAGTACTTCCCTTCACTGGTCCGCAGCCAACACGCCACCACCAACATGCTCAAGTTGGCCGGGAATATGTTCTTGCAAGGCCATACCATTGACTTCAATGCCGTCAACCAGTCCTATGCCGGTGCGCAGAAGCCTGCCGTTGTTAGCGACTTGTCTCCCTACCCGTGGTCCGATCACAAGTACTGGTTCGAGTCCCGCGTGGCTAAGCAACATCGTCAGAAACCCTTTGCTCGACATGACTTGCTGGGTGTGCTAGACGACAATTCCAACAACACAGAGCCGACTTGGCGCAATACCATCAGCACGAACGACATTCCATGGCTTAAGGACCACAAGATGCAGTCCCTTTCTACCTTTCCTCTGGCGGGATATCTTTCCATCGCGGTCGAGGCGTCTTTCCAGTGTGCGCTCCTTCGCGGCATCTCCGAAGATCAAATCGGTGGCTTCAAGCTCCGTGACATCCAAGCGTCCAAGGCATTCATCCTAGATGACGGGGCTCATTACGAGACGCTCGTCACTCTGCGATCGTACGCCGAGGGAACTAAATCCTACTCCACTACCTGGGATGAGTTCCGCATCTCGTCGTACGCGACTGGACGTGGCTGGCTAGAACATTGCCGTGGCCTCGTGTCGATCAAGAAGCCCGAAGTCTCCAACCCAGTATGGGACAGCCAGCTTCGAGGCGCAGCCAAGCGTCGCAAGATCGTTCAGAACGCGTCTGAAGCCGATGATATTTCTCTAGACAGCTTCTATTCGGAGCTGGAGGAACGCGGCGCTGGCTACCGCTCTACTTTCACGATGCAGCCTGGCAGTGGCCTGCAGATTGCTGGGAATTACTCCATGAGTACCATCACGATTCCTGACACCGCCTCCTGCATGCCTCACCAGTACGAGACCCCTTATGTCCTACCCACAGCGTTTCTGGATCTCTTCTTCCAGCTTACATTTCCCATTCTGGGTGCTGGACGCGGCGTAATGCCCTCTCTCTTCATGCCCTCGTTCATCCGTGAGGTCGACATTAGTAACACCCTTTCAAGGGTAGCCGGTCAGCACGTCCAGGTTGTGGCTCATGGCAAGCCAGATCTTGCCAGCGCCGGTCCCGTTGACTTTGATATTGACGCCTGGCAGGGTGACGAACAGGAGCCTGTGGTCAAGTTTGCTGGCTTTAAGATGACTCCTGTGAAGAACGAGGACGTTGAGAGCGAAAAGGCCCGCAAACTTTGCTTCACTGTCAGGTGGGAGCCGCTGCGCGGCTGTCCGGCTACCAAGTCGAAGGAGAATGGTGTAGTTTACGAGAATGACCACGGGCAGGACATTAATGATGTCCGCCAGCAACCCAATGGCTATGGCCATACTAGTGGTACCAATGGGCACAGCAACGGCGAACATGGTACCAACGGTCACGCAAACGGAACTGGTGAAGTCGAGAATGGCCTCGAAAACGGGACCACTGGGCATTTTGCTCCTGTCGACGCCGTCAAGAACATCCTCGAGGACGAAATCACACTGATTGCCGATTCCGAGCACTCAACCCCCATAGTGTCAGCCCTACTGAAGCTCATCGAGCTTCGTACCGGTAGGGTCGCCAGCATCGTGCCTCTGTCAAAGCTCGACGTCTCTTCGTCCACACGATACGTCTGCCTGGCTGAGCTGGATACTCCCCTTCTTTACGACATGACGGCCGAGACTTTTGAGAGAGTTCAGACCCTGCTACTCAACTCCAGATCCACGCTGTGGGTAACCCGCGGCGCTTACCGCTTCGCAGAGAATCCCAAGAACAGCATCTGCCAGGGGCTCCTTCGCACAGTTCGTTCTGAGGCTAACAAGGCGGCGGCATACCTCGACCTGGATCCCAACTCTCAGCTTGCACCATTCGAGAGCGCGGGGCTTATCCTCCAGGCTATCGCGGTGTCCGTTGCCACGCCCGAAGACGATTATCCCGTTCACTACGAGTTCGCCGAGGAATCAGGCGAGCTGTACGTACCTCGCGTGGTTGAGCAGGAAGATATGAATCTCACCGTCTTTCGCGGCACGCAATCTACCACTACATACCCGCAAGACTTCCACCAGGATGGACGACGCCTGAAGGTCGTTGTTGGCACTCCTGGCGCTCTTGATTCTCTCTACTGGAAGGACGAGGTTGAGCGGTCGCTGGCCGAGGGCGAGATTGAGATTATGGTTAAGTCGACTGGCATGAACTTCAAGGATGTGGTCATTGCCATGGGACAACTAGCCAGCTCTTACTTGGGGGTTGAATGCAGTGGAATAGTCAGTCGTGTCGCGGCTGACGTGACCACTTTAAAGGTCGGCGATCGTGTCTGTGCTACGTCTCTGGGGGCGTATGGTACTTACACGCACTGCGCTGCCACGAGCGCAGCCGTCATTCCTGAAGACATGACGTTCGAAACTGCGGCCTCTATCCCCGTTGTTTACTGCACGGCCTACTACGGCATTGTCGTTCTCGCTCGGACTGAGCCCGGTGACAAGATTCTCATCCACGCTGCCTCTGGTGGTGTTGGGCAGGCCGCCATTCAGCTGGCCCAGATGCTCGGTGCCGAGATCTTCGCCACAGTGGGCAGCCTTGACAAGAAGAAGCATATTATGGAGACATACAACATCCCGGAGAGCCACATCTTCTACAGCCGTGATACTTCATTTGGACCGGCTGTGCGGGAGGCCACCGGTGGCAAGGGGGTAGATGTCGTAATCAACTCCCTAGCCGGTGATCTGCTCCGCGAAACGTGGGAGTGTATCGCCCCATTCGGTCGCTTCATTGAGATTGGCAAGCGAGACATCACTTCCAACACGAGGCTGGAAATGTCCAAGTTTGAGTACAACTGCACCTTTAGCTCCGTCGATCTGACTCTTGTCGCTGCCGAACGCCCCAAGATCATGGCTCGCGTTCTGACTGCCGTCATGGACTTGTTGGCCAAGAAGAATGTAGCTCCTATTGGTCCTATTACCACGGTCGGTATCTCCGAGCTTGAGTCCGCTCTACGAATGCTGCAGAGTGGCAAGACCAGTGGGAAGGTGGTTGTAAGCCACCAGGTCAATGAGCAAGTGAAG GTCACGCATCCAGCTCCTCCAGCAAACCTCCTCAGAAGCGACGCAACCTACATCATCATCGGAGGAACCGGTGGCCTGGGTCGTTCGATGACTAAGAGACTGGTACAACGTGGAGCTCGTATTATTGTGCTGCTTTCCCGAAGCGGCAAGATGACAGACGAACTCGATGCTCTGAGCCAACAGAGTGCCACATTGGGAGCTTCCATTCTCGTCAAGCCGTGCGATGTAGGCGATCAGGCAAGCGTCTCGACGTTGATGGCCGAACTGGAAAAGAATCTACCTCCCATCAAAGGCGTCATTCACGCGGCCATGGTTCTCAAGGATGTACTCTTTGAGAAGATGAAGTTTGACGAGTATGAAAGCGTGGTCCGATCCAAGGTCGCTGGTGCTTGGAACTTCCACCACGCCCTCGAGAGCAGCAACCTCGATTTTTTCGTCGTCCTATCATCCGTTGCTGGTATCGTGGGTAACAGAGGACAAGCTGCGTACGCCGCTGCAAACACATTTCTCGATGCCTTGACCCATTTCCGTCGACGCAAGGGCCTCGCTTCAACATCATTGGATCTAACCGCCGTTGAAGGCGTCGGCTACCTGGCCGAGAACTCTGCCCGTCAGTCTCAAGTTCTGAGAAGCCTATCTGGCAATGCCATGGACGAGGCCGAGGTTCTAGCCCTGATCGAGTCTGCCATCAACGGCAAGGTCGGGACCATTTGCCAGGACCAGTGCATCACTGGCCTCAGCTTCGAGAACCCGTCTTCGCTGCCTTTCTACGCTTCCGATGGTCGATTCTCTCAACTCCGTACTGCTGCTTTGGCTGAGCTGGCTGACGCCAATTCCTCTGCGTCTTCGGCGACCCTTTCTATTGGACAACAATTGAGGCGTGCTGCCAGCTCAGACGAGGCAGTCGAGATTGCCACCATCGGTCTGCGAGATAAGCTCGGCGCTATCTTGATGCTACCTCAGGAAGTCATGGAGATGCAGAAAGCGACGACGTCCATCACCGCCTTCGGCTTAGACTCCCTCAACGCAATTGAGCTGCGGAACTGGATCGACAAAGAGCTGCAGGCTCACTTGCAGGTGCTGGAGCTGTTGACCAGTGGTGGTCTGGCTGACTTGGCTGCCCTGGTGCTGAGGAAGACGAGACTCCATGGACCGTGGTCCAAAGTTCAGGAGTAA
- a CDS encoding Acetyltransferase BOT5 → MEDEIYPLHSLDDTKSNRQFVSWLLRFNDVLNAEVLHDALCRLLGQTTWRKLGGRLKQRTDAKLEIHVPRAYTVERPAVAYHHQSISTTNIDDHAPARCLPRGFNSSRMKADVLDMGQCPFIWPTVAPSSVEETIDRDMPLLSIRITTFKDATLVSLSWPHVVMDAMGARTLLHCWSLVLLGKDREVPVISGTNDDVLLQEAQQVDSNEVFALEHKRLTGAGELKWGTRSLWDSKFNEKHDFRAICMTPRTMERLKERVRGEIAHAPNSTAFASEHDVLVAWITRAIALSRPKSARPMTVVSLYDIRCRLPTLLQTTSVYVQNMSLVTFTFLSSQATTGSLGSIAVENRRHFAEQTTEAQTLKLLRATQRDIKTQGAPKLLFGEWNAEPLLINNLTKAGIVQSCNFGPAVIRQGESTERRNNPIGTMTSYSIHDRPAGSANFLWVLGKDHGQNYYIMAKLRPKVWQSLEKDLG, encoded by the exons ATGGAGGATGAAATCTATCCTCTACATAGCCTGGATGACACGAAGAGCAACCGCCAATTCGTCTCCTGGTTGTTGCGCTTCAACGATGTACTGAACGCTGAAGTGCTTCACGATGCTCTGTGTCGATTGCTGGGGCAAACGACTTGGAGGAAACTTGGCGGCCGATTAAAACAGCGA ACCGATGCGAAGCTTGAAATTCATGTACCAAGAGCGTACACCGTCGAGCGTCCAGCCGTGGCATACCACCACCAGTCCATTTCCACAACCAACATAGATGACCATGCTCCCGCTCGCTGCTTGCCAAGGGGTTTCAACTCCTCTCGGATGAAGGCGGACGTCTTGGACATGGGACAATGTCCTTTTATATGGCCAACTGTCGCTCCGAGCTCCGTGGAAGAAACGATCGACCGAGACATGCCGCTCTTATCCATAAGAATCACAACATTCAAGGACGCCACGCTAGTATCTCTCTCCTGGCCGCATGTTGTCATGGATGCTATGGGTGCGAGAACACTCCTACACTGCTGGTCGCTCGTGCTTTTGGGAAAAGACAGGGAAGTGCCCGTTATTTCGGGAACAAATGACGATGTTCTGTTACAGGAGGCACAACAAGTGGACTCGAACGAGGTTTTTGCACTCGAGCACAAGCGGCTCACTGGTGCTGGTGAACTAAAGTGGGGCACGAGATCTTTATGGGACTCAAAATTCAACGAGAAACATGACTTCAGAGCCATCTGCATGACGCCCAGAACCATGGAGAGATTGAAAGAACGGGTTCGTGGAGAGATCGCTCACGCACCCAACTCGACTGCATTTGCAAGCGAGCACGACGTTTTGGTGGCTTGGATTACGCGAGCAATAGCGCTTTCAAGGCCGAAGAGTGCGCGCCCCATGACTGTGGTGTCCCTGTACGACATACGCTGCCGGCTGCCTACGCTACTCCAAACTACAAGTGTCTATGTTCAGAACATGAGTCTCGTAACTTTCACATTCCTGTCATCGCAAGCGACGACAGGCTCTTTGGGGTCCATTGCAGTAGAGAATCGACGACACTTTGCTGAGCAAACGACCGAAGCACAAACGCTCAAACTGTTGCGAGCAACTCAGAGGGACATAAAGACGCAAGGAGCCCCTAAACTATTATTTGGAGAGTGGAACGCCGAGCCATTGCTCATCAACAACCTCACCAAGGCCGGGATCGTCCAATCATGTAACTTTGGCCCAGCTGTCATACGACAGGGCGAGTCTACAGAGAGAAGGAACAATCCAATAGGAACAATGACGAGCTATAGTATTCACGATCGACCAGCAGGCAGCGCCAACTTCCTCTGGGTGTTGGGAAAGGATCATGGCCAGAATTATTACATCATGGCAAAACTTCGGCCTAAAGTGTGGCAGAGCCTTGAGAAAGACTTGGGTTAA
- a CDS encoding Acetyltransferase pyiB — protein MDIYPAHVLDNAQNYRKILMSYMFRFNDIPDGQQLVDSLLALLKIGDWRKLSGRFRLNENGKLEIHVPRHFTSEAPAITYSHQVFAASVDTHALGKWLPPPGHHSGVRQCSGLRDFVDIRLRNWSLVLNNRTGDVLPLVGARDDTLEELLVRDTGQAEESVLDKLSIGLLGSIVLLIRAIWMTLRDPGYERRVVILPQDEVSRLCVQARSDLKMQGGKELFISEADVLAAWAARMVAASQPRPRPVTIASVINLRFTLDTLRETSGEYIHNLLQLAYVPIAPGHTTAPLGITALAHRQQVTEQCTKSQTLAYIRMQRDHTKATGDLKLMFGSPRAAFLKVNNLIRLDFFHNIDFSSAVIPSDDPGIGVGTRQNPAGTIVDYFTLSLNQATIFTSDPCVLGKDHCGRIQMLGTF, from the exons ATGGATATCTACCCTGCTCACGTTCTGGACAATGCCCAAAATTATCGCAAGATACTCATGTCGTACATGTTTCGATTCAACGACATCCCAGACGGCCAACAGCTAGTAGACTCACTTTTAGCATTGCTCAAAATTGGCGACTGGCGGAAGCTCAGCGGACGCTTCCGACTCAAT GAAAACGGCAAGCTTGAGATTCACGTCCCACGACACTTTACATCCGAAGCGCCAGCCATTACCTACTCGCACCAAGTATTTGCCGCGAGTGTCGACACACATGCTCTGGGGAAGTGGCTACCTCCGCCGGGACATCACAGTGGAGTGCGGCAATGCTCCGGCCTGCGAGACTTTGTCGACATTCGGCTGCGCAACTGGTCACTGGTTCTAAACAACAGAACAGGGGATGTGCTTCCATTGGTTGGAGCCCGAGATGATACCCTCGAGGAGTTGCTCGTGCGAGATACTGGGCAGGCTGAAGAGTCAGTTCTCGACAAGTTGAGCATTGGATTACTGGGGTCTATTGTGTTGCTGATTCGTGCGATCTGGATGACATTGCGGGATCCAGGCTATGAGCGGCGAGTTGTTATCCTGCCCCAAGACGAGGTGAGTCGGCTCTGTGTCCAAGCACGCAGCGATCTTAAAATGCAAGGCGGAAAAGAGCTCTTCATCAGCGAAGCCGACGTTCTCGCTGCATGGGCAGCGCGGATGGTAGCAGCCTCACAGCCCAGGCCACGCCCCGTCACCATCGCCAGCGTTATTAACCTCCGATTCACGCTTGATACCTTGCGGGAAACAAGCGGCGAATACATCCATAATCTGCTACAGTTAGCTTATGTTCCCATTGCACCGGGCCACACCACTGCGCCTTTGGGAATCACAGCCCTCGCCCACCGGCAGCAGGTCACGGAGCAATGCACAAAATCGCAGACGCTCGCCTATATTCGCATGCAACGGGACCACACCAAAGCCACAGGCGACCTCAAGCTCATGTTTGGCAGCCCAAGAGCTGCATTTCTAAAGGTCAATAACCTCATCAGACTTGACTTTTTCCACAACATCGACTTCTCTTCCGCCGTAATCCCGAGTGACGACCCGGGTATAGGGGTGGGAACACGCCAGAATCCAGCGGGTACGATTGTCGATTATTTCACGCTGTCTCTCAACCAAGCAACCATCTTTACAAGTGATCCCTGTGTCCTCGGCAAGGACCATTGCGGCAGGATCCAGATGCTGGGAACATTTTAA
- a CDS encoding Glycosyltransferase sdnJ, giving the protein MAAFKPRRILLLTNVDRGEANVFLATAAALVETDSSVELHFATFPGLEEPVAAVSQNARRHAPDAREIVYHSISGLTMADGLKKYLAENNVPRKDDYLPLSFLAPLRFSTTLKAIGDTIPIMVPYGSVDMAEIVSCIIDIINSVKADLVVVDTLMTAALTACYHLGVKFACLSPNAIKEFAAPVQPWAAGLWRYPALFSGYSFPVPLHLIPFNIFLTLYTAHTFIGDSHRHAVAQHLASNLKVTLRTPIDLLRNRPDNVKILVSTLPELDFPSIIPDHVLPCGPIVQTASPIAESDPELEQWLAAGPVIYINLGSICLLAEDQALRLAKALRCVLDRQDTPPRVLWKLKPYGDYKVTTTGSKIHDVLGPEIDADQVRIVTWVQADPFSILQTGHILCSVHHGGANSYNEAVLAGVPQVVLPQWTDCYDYAQRVELLGIGRIGNKTCKPKWETEELSQVLLDVAFGKESGSIKKTATHLASICHEHGSGAAHAAKILLAECDQ; this is encoded by the exons ATGGCCGCGTTCAAGCCCAGGCGCATCCTGCTGCTCACAAACGTCGACCGCGGCGAGGCCAATGTCTTCCTCGCCACTGCCGCCGCACTTGTTGAAACCGACTCCAGCGTCGAGCTTCACTTTGCCACCTTCCCCGGCCTGGAAGAGCCCGTCGCGGCTGTATCGCAGAATGCGCGGCGACACGCTCCAGACGCCAGAGAGATTGTCTACCACAGCATCAGCGGCCTTACCATGGCCGACGGGCTGAAAAAGTATCTTGCCGAGAACAACGTCCCGCGAAAGGACGACTACCTTCCACTCAGCTTCCTTGCGCCGCTGCGCTTTTCCACGACGCTCAAGGCCATCGGCGACACCATTCCCATAATGGTGCCTTACGGCAGCGTCGACATGGCCGAGATTGTGTCTTGCATCATCGACATTATCAATAGCGTCAAGGCAGATCTGGTGGTCGTCGACACTCTCATGACGGCTGCTCTCACAGCCTGCTACCACTTGGGTGTTAAATTCGCTTGCCTCAGTCCTAATGCCATCAAAGAGTTTGCGGCGCCCGTGCAGCCCTGGGCAGCCGGGCTGTGGAGATATCCAGC CCTATTTTCCGGATACTCTTTCCCTGTCCCGCTGCATCTTATACCCTTCAACATCTTTTTGACCCTCTACACCGCCCACACCTTCATCGGAGACTCGCACAGACACGCTGTAGCGCAACACCTCGCATCCAATCTCAAAGTCACTCTCCGCACCCCCATTGATCTACTTCGCAATCGCCCTGATAACGTCAAGATTCTCGTCAGCACTCTGCCTGAGCTCGATTTTCCCTCTATCATCCCTGACCATGTCCTGCCGTGCGGGCCCATCGTCCAGACCGCGTCGCCCATCGCAGAGTCTGACCCGGAGCTCGAGCAATGGTTGGCCGCCGGCCCCGTGATATATATCAATCTGGGCTCTATCTGTCTACTAGCTGAGGACCAGGCGTTGAGGCTTGCCAAGGCCCTCAGATGCGTTCTTGACCGTCAGGATACGCCGCCGCGCGTGCTATGGAAGCTCAAACCGTATGGCGACTACAAGGTGACTACGACCGGATCCAAGATACACGACGTACTCGGACCCGAAATCGACGCCGATCAAGTGAGAATCGTCACTTGGGTTCAGGCTGACCCGTTCTCGATCCTTCAGACGGGACACATCCTGTGCTCCGTACACCACGGTGGTGCCAACTCGTATAACGAGGCTGTCCT CGCCGGCGTGCCTCAAGTCGTGCTCCCGCAATGGACGGACTGCTACGACTACGCACAGCGTGTGGAGTTGCTGGGAATCGGTCGCATTGGCAACAAGACATGCAAGCCGAAGTGGGAGACTGAAGAGCTTTCACAGGTCCTCCTCGACGTTGCCTTTGGCAAGGAGTCTGGTAGTATCAAGAAGACGGCAACGCACCTGGCGTCCATCTGCCACGAGCACGGCAGCGGAGCAGCTCACGCAGCCAAGATCCTGCTTGCAGAGTGCGACCAGTGA